The sequence AAGCCGGAGGGGCGCATGCGGAAGGAGCGCCCTGAGAAGCGCGGAACGGGCAGTGCGAGACGAGACAGTGCGAAAGCACGACAGCGCGAAGCGAGGCAGGTGAAGCGGGGAAGCGCGAGGGGAGGGGTGCGCGTGTGAAGGCCTGGCTACAGGTGGAGAAACGAGGAAGGCGCCCGCCCTGGAAGGGCCCGGGCGCGCAGTGGGTCAGCTCAACAGGATGAGGACCACACTCGACCGAAGTCGATGTGGGAGCGCGTGACCAGCCACTGCTGCGAATACATGCGCATCAGTGGAACAGTCATTCGGTTGCACGTCAACTGGCCTGAGACGTACCGCTCACAGTGTGGACAACCTTGACAGGCCGGGGAAACGCCCCCGTACTCTCAACGGACGGCCCTGCTGAGGGGCTTGGCCGTGCACGCCGTACGACGCCCCCGGGCATCCGGCGTGATCTGCGTGCATCGCGTGACCCGTGTGAAGGCACCACCCGTGTTCGACCTGACGCATCACGGAGCCTTCGCATGTCCTCGCACACCCTCCTCAAGGTGGCCGCACCGGAAGACGCGGTGCCCTCGCGCATCGTCCCCCGGCGCCGGCTCGGCCAGTGGACCGCCGCGGGCCTCGTCCTGATCCTGCTCGGGCTCGCCGTCAACTCCGTCGCACGCAACAAGGCGTTCCAGTGGGACGTGGTCGGCGACTACTTCACCTCGGCGTCGGTGCTGCGCGGCCTCGGACTCACCCTCTGGCTGACCGCGCTCGTCATGGCGCTCGGCTTCGCCCTCGGCGCGCTGCTCGCCGCGGGCCGGCTCTCCGCCAACCCCGTGCTGCGCGCGGTGAGTTGGGGGTACATCTGGCTCTTCAGGTCGATGCCGATCCTGGTGCAACTCCTGTTCTGGTTCAACATCGGCGCGCTCTACCCGACCCTCTTCGGCGTCAGGACGGTGAACCTCCTCGGCCCGGTCACGGTCGCGATCATCGGGCTCACCCTCCACGAGGCCGCGTACGCCGCCGAGGTCGTACGCGGCGGCATCCTCTCCGTGGACCGCGGCCAGATCGAGGCCGCCGAGGCGCTCGGGCTGAGCCGGTGGCGCCGCTGGTGGAAGATCGTGCTGCCGCAGGCCATGCGCTCCATCGTGCCGCCGGCCGGGAACATGCTGATCGGGACGCTCAAGGGCACCTCGATCATCAGCGTGATCGCCGTGCAGGACCTGCTCTACTCCGTGCAGCTCGTCTACCACCGCACCTACCAGGTCATCCCGCTCCTGATGGTGGCCACGCTCTGGTACATCATCGTCACCTCGGTGCTCAGCGTCGGCCAGTACTACGTCGAGCGGCACTACGGGCGCGGTTCGGAGCGCACCCGATGAGCGGCGTGCGCTGGGTGCGCCCGTCGCTGGTGATCGTCGGAGCCGGGCCGAGGGGCACCGGACTCCTGGAGCGCATCGCCGCCAACGCCCCGGAGTTGTACGCCGGTTCGGGCTCCGACCCTTCGGGCTCCGCCGCCTCGGGCTTCGACGTGCATCTCGTCGACCCGTATCCGCCGGGCGGCGGACGCATCTGGCGTGAGGAGCAGCCACCGCTGCTGTGGATGAACTCGCAGGCCCAGGACGTCACCATGTTCACCGACGACACGGTGGACATGGCCGGACCCGTACGCGAGGGCCCCACCCTGCACGAGTGGGCCGAGCTCGACGGACGCGTCTTCGCGGACCGGCAGCGGCAGGGCGCCTATATGCGCTGGGTGTACGAGCGGACCGTCGCCGCGCTCCCGCCGGGCATCCGGGTCCGTCACCACGCTCGGCGTGCCGTGCGGGTCGGGGGCCCGCGCGAGGGCCGCCAGCAGGTGTGGCTGGAAGGCAGGCCGCGTCCGCTCCTCGCCGACCTCGTCGTCCTCGCGCTCGGCCATCTCGACGCCGAACTCGACAAGGAACAGCAGGGGTTGGCGGCCTACGCCCGGGCCCACGACCTCGTCCACCTGCCGCCGGACTTCACCGCCGACAGCGACCTGTCCCCCCTCGAACCCGGCGAGCCGGTGCTCGTACGCGGCTTCGGGCTCGCCTTCGTCGACCTGATGGTGCTCCTCACGGAAGGGCGCGGGGGCCGCTACGAGACGGACGCGGACGGGGAGTTGACGTACCGGGCGTCCGGGCGCGAGCCCGTGCTGCACGTCGGGTCGCGGCGCGGGGTGCCGTACCACTCGAAGATCGGCTACGACTGGACCGGTGAACGCCCGCCGCTGCCGAGGTTCTTCGGTCCCGACGAGGTGGACGGGCTGCTGGCGCGACCCGGTGGCTTCGACTTCCGGCGGGACGTGTGGCCGCTGGTCGAGAAGGAGCTGGGGTTCGCCCACTACCACCGGCTGTTCGCGGCGCACCCCGACCGCACGGCCATGGCCTGGACGGACTTCGAGGAGAGGTACGAGAAGTGCGCGGCGGGCGACAGCGCCGGGATGCGGGCCCTGGTCGCCTCCGCCGTGCCCGACCCCGCCGACCGGCTGGACTCGGCGGCGCTCGACCACCCGCTGGACGGGGTGCGGCACACCTCGTACACCGCGCTCCAGGACGGGCTGCGGGCATACGTCGAGGGTGACCTGAGCCGGCGGCACGATCCCGCCCACAGCCCGGACCTGGCGGTCTTCCTCGGACTCCTCTCCGTCTACGGGCAGTTGGTGCGGCTCGGCGACATCGGGCCCTGGTGGCACGGCTTCTTCAGCTACCTCGCCTCGGGGCCGCCCGGACCCCGGCTGCGGCAGATGCTCGCCCTGTCACGGGCGGGGGTACTCCGTTTCCTCGGCGCCGGTATGACCGTGTCGGCGGCGGACGGCGTCTTCCGGGCCACCAGCACCACCGTGCCCGGTGAGTACGTCGAGGCCCGCGCGCTCGTCGAGGCACGGCTGCCGCACCCCACGGTCGAGCGGACCCGGGACACCCTGCTGCGCGAGCTGTACGCCGAAGGGGCCGCCGCGACGCCCGAGGGCCTGCTCGCCGTGGACCCCTCCGACGGACGCGTCCTCGACCGCTCCGGCGCCCCGCACCCGCGGCGCTTCGCGCTCGGACCGCACACCGACGCCCGGGGTTCCGGCGCGTTCACCCGGCCCCGTACCGGAGGGCCCGCCTTCCGGCAGAACGACGCCACCGCGCGGGCCGCGCTCGCGTTCCTGCGCGACCTCTCCTGTCGCGCCACCGCCGCGTAACCAGCGCCCCTCCACCACGGGCGCGTCACCGCGCCCGCGTCCCCCGCGCCCGCACCGCGCACCCGTTCCCTCCTTACGCCCGAGGACCCCATGTCGCTGACCAGTGATCCACCTCGTACCGAAGCGCCGGCCGAACCCGAGGACTACGGCGCGCTCAAGGTGGTGCCCGTCCGGCACCCCTGGCGCTGGGCCGCGGTGGTCGTGACCGCCGTGCTGCTCGCCCAGTTCGCCCACGGGCTCGCGACCAACCCCGGCTGGGAGTGGGAGGTGTTCGCCGAGTTCTTCACCGCCGAGGTGATCCTCAAGGCGGTCTGGGTCACCCTTCAACTCACCGCCTACGGCACGGCGTTGGGCTTCGCGCTGGGGATCGTTCTCGCCTTCATGCGGCTGTCCGAGAGCCCGTTCCTGAAGGCCGTCTCCTTCGCGTACATCTGGGCGTTCCGGTCCATCCCGCTGATCGTGCAGCTGCTCTTCTGGTTCAACCTCGCCTATCTCTACAAGGAGTTGAAGTTCGGCATCCCCTTCGGACCCGGCTTCTTCACCTTCGACACGATGGGGCTGGTCGGCGCGATGAGCGCGGCCGTCCTGGGCCTCGCGCTGCACCAGGCCGCGTACGCCGCCGAGATCGTGCGCGGTGGCGTACTGGCCGTCGACAGCGGGCAGTTGGAGGCCGCCGCCGCGCTGGGCATCCCGCGGCTGCGGCAGATCCGCCGGATCGTGCTGCCGCAGGCGATGCGCTCCATCCTGCCGAACGCCGCCAACGAGGTGATCTCCCTCTTCAAGGGCACCTCCATCGTCTCGGTCATGGCGATCGGCGAACTCTTCTACCAGGTCCAGGTCATCTACGGACGCAACGGCCGGGTCGTGCCGCTGCTCATGGTCGCGACGGCCTGGTACATCCTCCTGACCACCGCGCTCTCCGTCCTCCAGCACTACGTAGAACGACACTTCGCGAAGGGAAGCACCCGATGAGCGCGCCCACCACTCCAGCGACGGCCGACGGGACGACCGACGGCCCGGCCGACGGTCCTGCCGCCCCGATGGTCGACGTCAGGTCCGTCCACAAGAGCTTCGGTTCGCTGGAGGTGCTCAAGGGCGTCGACCTGGCGGTGCGCGCCGGCGAGGTCACCGTCATTCTCGGCCCCTCCGGCTCCGGCAAGTCCACCCTGCTGCGCACCATCAACCACCTGGAGAAGGTCGACCAGGGGTGGATCAGTGTGGACGGTTCACTGGTCGGCTACCGGCGCTCCGGCGACAAGCTGTACGAGCTGCGCGAACGCGAGATCCTCAAGCAGCGCACCCGGATCGGCTTCGTCTTCCAGAACTTCAACCTGTTCCCGCACCTCACGGTGCTGGAGAACATCGTCGAGGCCCCCGTCTCGGCGCTGAAACGGTCCCGCAAGGACGTCACCGAGGCGGCGCGCAGGCTGCTCGACCGGGTCGGACTCGCCGACAAGGCCGACGCCTACCCGAAGCAGCTGTCCGGCGGGCAGCAGCAGCGCGTGGCCATCGCCCGGGCGCTCGCCCTGGAGCCCAGGCTGCTCCTCTTCGACGAGCCGACGTCCGCGCTCGACCCCGAACTGGTCGGTGAGGTCCTCGACGTCATCAAGGACCTGGCCCACCAGGGCACCACGATGATCGTCGTCACGCACGAGATCGGCTTCGCCCGTGAGGTCGCGGACACCGTCGTCTTCATGGACGACGGCCGCATCGTCGAA is a genomic window of Streptomyces sp. NBC_00414 containing:
- a CDS encoding FAD/NAD(P)-binding protein, whose translation is MSGVRWVRPSLVIVGAGPRGTGLLERIAANAPELYAGSGSDPSGSAASGFDVHLVDPYPPGGGRIWREEQPPLLWMNSQAQDVTMFTDDTVDMAGPVREGPTLHEWAELDGRVFADRQRQGAYMRWVYERTVAALPPGIRVRHHARRAVRVGGPREGRQQVWLEGRPRPLLADLVVLALGHLDAELDKEQQGLAAYARAHDLVHLPPDFTADSDLSPLEPGEPVLVRGFGLAFVDLMVLLTEGRGGRYETDADGELTYRASGREPVLHVGSRRGVPYHSKIGYDWTGERPPLPRFFGPDEVDGLLARPGGFDFRRDVWPLVEKELGFAHYHRLFAAHPDRTAMAWTDFEERYEKCAAGDSAGMRALVASAVPDPADRLDSAALDHPLDGVRHTSYTALQDGLRAYVEGDLSRRHDPAHSPDLAVFLGLLSVYGQLVRLGDIGPWWHGFFSYLASGPPGPRLRQMLALSRAGVLRFLGAGMTVSAADGVFRATSTTVPGEYVEARALVEARLPHPTVERTRDTLLRELYAEGAAATPEGLLAVDPSDGRVLDRSGAPHPRRFALGPHTDARGSGAFTRPRTGGPAFRQNDATARAALAFLRDLSCRATAA
- a CDS encoding amino acid ABC transporter permease codes for the protein MSSHTLLKVAAPEDAVPSRIVPRRRLGQWTAAGLVLILLGLAVNSVARNKAFQWDVVGDYFTSASVLRGLGLTLWLTALVMALGFALGALLAAGRLSANPVLRAVSWGYIWLFRSMPILVQLLFWFNIGALYPTLFGVRTVNLLGPVTVAIIGLTLHEAAYAAEVVRGGILSVDRGQIEAAEALGLSRWRRWWKIVLPQAMRSIVPPAGNMLIGTLKGTSIISVIAVQDLLYSVQLVYHRTYQVIPLLMVATLWYIIVTSVLSVGQYYVERHYGRGSERTR
- a CDS encoding amino acid ABC transporter ATP-binding protein, giving the protein MVDVRSVHKSFGSLEVLKGVDLAVRAGEVTVILGPSGSGKSTLLRTINHLEKVDQGWISVDGSLVGYRRSGDKLYELREREILKQRTRIGFVFQNFNLFPHLTVLENIVEAPVSALKRSRKDVTEAARRLLDRVGLADKADAYPKQLSGGQQQRVAIARALALEPRLLLFDEPTSALDPELVGEVLDVIKDLAHQGTTMIVVTHEIGFAREVADTVVFMDDGRIVEQGAPGDVLDAPKHERTRAFLSKVL
- a CDS encoding amino acid ABC transporter permease, producing the protein MSLTSDPPRTEAPAEPEDYGALKVVPVRHPWRWAAVVVTAVLLAQFAHGLATNPGWEWEVFAEFFTAEVILKAVWVTLQLTAYGTALGFALGIVLAFMRLSESPFLKAVSFAYIWAFRSIPLIVQLLFWFNLAYLYKELKFGIPFGPGFFTFDTMGLVGAMSAAVLGLALHQAAYAAEIVRGGVLAVDSGQLEAAAALGIPRLRQIRRIVLPQAMRSILPNAANEVISLFKGTSIVSVMAIGELFYQVQVIYGRNGRVVPLLMVATAWYILLTTALSVLQHYVERHFAKGSTR